A single genomic interval of Nomascus leucogenys isolate Asia chromosome 3, Asia_NLE_v1, whole genome shotgun sequence harbors:
- the SEC31B gene encoding protein transport protein Sec31B isoform X8 has translation MKLKELERPAVQAWSPASQYPLYLATGTSAQQLDSSFSTNGTLEIFEVDFRDPSLDLKHKAVLSASSRFHKLIWGSFGSGLLESSRVIAGGGDNGMLILYNVTHILSSGKEPVIAQKQKHTGAVRALDFNPFQGNLLASGASDSEIFIWDLNNLNVPMTLGSKSQYREQPPEDIKALSWNRQAQHILSSAHPSGKAVVWDLRKNEPIIKVSDHSNRMHCSGLAWHPDIATQLVLCSEDDRLPVIQLWDLRFASSPLKVLENHSRGILSVSWSQADAELLLTSAKDSQILCWNLGSSEVVYKLPTQSSWCFDVQWCPRDPSVFSAASCDGWISLYSVMGRSWEVPHMRQADKISSSFSKGQPLPPLQVPEQVAQASLIPPLKKPPKWVRRPTGVSFAFGGKLVTFGLLSTPAHLVPQACPRLVFISQVTTESEFLMRSTELQEALGSGNLLNYCQNKSQQALLQSEKMLWQFLKVTLQQDSRMKFLKLLGYSKDELQKKVATWLKSDMGLAESPQPKGNDLNSDRQQAFCSQASKHTTEEASASSAFFDELVPQNMTPLEIPITKDVDGLLSQALLLGELGPAVELCLKQERFADALILAQAGGADLLKQTQERYLAKKKTKISSLLACVVQKNWKDVVCTCSLKNWREALALLLTYSDTEKFPELCDMLGTRMEQEGGRALTSEARLCYVCSGSVERLVECWAKCHQALSPMALQDLMEKAMVLNRSLEQLWGPHGVSPGPATTYRVTQYANLLAAQGSLATAMSFLPSDCAQPPVQQLRDRLFHAQGSAVLGQQSPPFPFPRIVVGATLHSKETSSYRLGSQPSHQVPTSSPRPRVFTPQSSPAMRLAPSHPSPYQGPRTQNISNYRAPGPQAIQPLPLSPGVRPASSQPQLLGGQRVQAPNPVGFPGTWPLPGSPLPMACPDIMRPGSTSLPETPRLFPLLPLRPLGPSRMVPHTPAPPASFPVPYLPGDPGAPCSSVLPTTGILTPRPGPQDSWKEAPAPRGNLQRNKQLQHLPPEKMERKELPPEHQSLKSSFQALLQRCSLSATDLKTKRKLEEAAQRLECLYEKLCEGTLSPHVVAGLHEVARCVDAGSFEEGLAVHAQVAGCSSFSEVSSFMPILKAVLIIAHKLLV, from the exons GTTTCACAAGCTGATCTGGGGGAGCTTTGGCAGTGGGCTTCTGGAAAGCTCCAGGGTTATTGCAGGCGGCGGGGACAATGGCATGCTTATTCTATACAATGTGACCCACATCCTGTCTTCGGGGAAGGAGCCTGTGATTGCCCAGAAACAGAAGCACACGGGAGCTGTCAGAGCCCTCGACTTTAATCCTTTCCAG GGCAACCTCCTGGCTTCAGGGGCCAGCGATTCTGAAATCTTCATTTGGGATCTGAATAACTTGAATGTGCCAATGACCCTGGGATCCAAGTCACAG TATCGTGAG CAGCCCCCAGAGGACATCAAGGCACTGTCTTGGAACCGGCAAGCCCAACACATTCTGTCTTCTGCTCACCCCAGTGGCAAGGCAGTTGTGTGGGATCTCAGGAAGAATGAACCTATCATCAAAGTCAGTGATCACAGCAACAGG ATGCACTGCTCAGGCCTGGCCTGGCATCCTGACATTGCCACCCAGTTAGTGCTGTGCTCAGAGGATGATCGTCTTCCCGTGATTCAGCTGTGGGACTTGCGCTTTGCCTCCTCGCCCCTGAAGGTGCTGGAGAACCACAGCAG GGGGATCTTGTCAGTGTCATGGAGCCAGGCTGATGCTGAGCTGCTGCTCACTAGTGCTAAGGACAGCCAGATCTTGTGCTGGAACCTGGGGAGCAGTGAG GTGGTATATAAGCTACCAACACAGAGCAGCTGGTGCTTTGATGTGCAGTGGTGCCCTCGGGACCCTTCAGTGTTCTCTGCTGCCTCCTGCGACGGCTGGATCAGTTTGTACTCTGTGATGGGTAGGAGCTGGGAAGTCCCGCACATGAGACAGGCTGACAAG ATCTCCTCTTCCTTCAGCAAAGGCCAGCCTCTCCCACCACTGCAGGTGCCAGAGCAAGTGGCACAAGCATCACTGATACCTCCCCTGAAAAAACCCCCCAAATGGGTTAGAAGACCAACAGGTGTTTCATTTGCT TTTGGAGGGAAGCTGGTTACTTTTGGCCTCCTCAGCACCCCTGCCCATCTGGTGCCACAGGCTTGCCCCCGCCTAGTCTTTATCAGTCAAGTCACCACAGAATCTGAATTCCTGATGCGATCAACTGAGCTGCAGGAGGCCTTGGGATCAGGAAATCTACTGAATTACTGTCAGAACAAGAGCCAGCAAGCTTTACTGCAAAGTGAAAAGATGCTGTGGCAGTTCCTGAAG GTGACCTTACAGCAAGACTCCAGAATGAAATTCCTAAAGCTTTTAGGATACAGTAAAGATGAGCTTCAGAAGAAG GTGGCCACATGGTTGAAGAGTGACATGGGGTTAGCTGAGAGTCCTCAGCCCAAGGGAAATGACCTCAACAGTGACAGACAACAGGCCTtctgcagccag GCCTCCAAACACACCACAGAGGAAGCCTCTGCTTCCTCAGCCTTCTTTGATGAGCTGGTCCCTCAGAACATGACTCCTTTGGAGATCCCCATCACAAAAG ATGTTGATGGACTCCTAAGCCAGGCTCTCCTGCTTGGGGAACTGGGTCCAGCCGTGGAGCTGTGTTTGAAGCAGGAGCGCTTTGCTGATGCCCTTATCCTCGCCCAGGCTGGGGGTGCAGATCTGCTGAAGCAAACACAGGAGCGCTACTTGGccaagaagaaaactaaaatctcCTCG CTTCTAGCCTGTGTTGTGCAAAAGAATTGGAAGGatgtggtgtgtacctgtagccTGAAGAACTGGAGAGAGGCACTGGCTTTGCTACTGACATACTCAGACACAGAGAAATTCCCTGAGCTCTGTG ACATGCTGGGAACTCGCATGGAACAGGAGGGCGGCAGGGCACTAACCTCCGAAGCCAGACTCTGTTATGTGTGCTCAGGGAGTGTGGAGCGGCTGGTGGAGTGctgggcaaaatgccaccaggcTTTGTCCCCCATGGCTCTGCAG GACCTGATGGAGAAGGCGATGGTTCTTAACAGGAGCTTGGAGCAACTGTGGGGTCCTCATGGGGTGAGCCCAGGCCCTGCCACAACCTACAGGGTCACTCAGTATGCCAACCTCCTGGCAGCCCAGGGCAGCCTGGCCACTGCCATGAGCTTTCTACCCAGTGACTGTGCTCAG CCACCAGTTCAGCAGCTAAGAGATCGGCTTTTTCATGCTCAAGGTTCTGCTGTCTTGGGCCAACAGTctccccctttccccttcccccggATTGTTGTGGGAGCTACCCTCCACTCTAAAGAGACATCCTCTTACAGATTGGGATCCCAGCCTTCTCACCAG gtTCCAACTTCATCTCCAAGGCCAAGGGTTTTCACCCCTCAGTCATCACCAGCGATGCGCTTGGCACCTTCCCATCCTAGCCCTTATCAGGGCCCCAGGACGCAGAATATAAGTAACTACAGGGCACCTGGGCCCCAGGCCATCCAGCCTTTGCCTTTGAGCCCTGGGGTAAGGCCTG CTTCATCTCAGCCACAGCTATTAGGAGGGCAAAGGGTGCAAGCTCCTAACCCGGTGGGATTCCCTGGGACATGGCCTCTTCCTGGTTCCCCTCTACCCATGGCATGCCCAGACATCATGCGACCTGGCTCTACCTCCCTGCCTGAGACTCCTAGACTGTTCCCTCTGCTTCCTCTGAGACCACTAGGTCCCAGCCGCATGGTCCCccacaccccagcccctcctgcaAGCTTCCCGGTGCCATACCTTCCAGGGGACCCAGGTGCCCCATGCTCTAGTGTCCTCCCAACCACTGGCATCTTGACTCCTCGCCCAG GACCTCAAGATTCCTGGAAAGAAGCCCCAGCCCCCAGGGGAAACCTCCAGAGGAACAAG CAGCTTCAGCACCTGCCACCTGAGAAGATGGAAAGGAAGGAGCTGCCCCCAGAGCATCAGTCCTTGAAGAGCAGCTTCCAGGCACTTCTCCAACGCTGCTCCCTGTCTGCAACTGACTTA AAGACAAAaaggaagctggaagaggcagccCAGCGTCTGGAGTGTCTATATGAGAAGCTCTGTGAGGGCACA CTCTCACCTCATGTTGTGGCTGGGCTCCATGAGGTTGCCCGATGTGTGGATGCAGGAAGCTTTGAGGAGGGCCTCGCAGTGCATGCCCAGGTGGCGGGCTGTAGCAGCTTCAGCGAGGTGTCCAGCTTCATGCCTATCCTGAAGGCTGTCCTCATCATCGCTCATAAGCTGCTGGTCTAA
- the SEC31B gene encoding protein transport protein Sec31B isoform X9: MKLKELERPAVQAWSPASQYPLYLATGTSAQQLDSSFSTNGTLEIFEVDFRDPSLDLKHKAVLSASSRFHKLIWGSFGSGLLESSRVIAGGGDNGMLILYNVTHILSSGKEPVIAQKQKHTGAVRALDFNPFQGNLLASGASDSEIFIWDLNNLNVPMTLGSKSQYREQPPEDIKALSWNRQAQHILSSAHPSGKAVVWDLRKNEPIIKVSDHSNRMHCSGLAWHPDIATQLVLCSEDDRLPVIQLWDLRFASSPLKVLENHSRGILSVSWSQADAELLLTSAKDSQILCWNLGSSEVVYKLPTQSSWCFDVQWCPRDPSVFSAASCDGWISLYSVMGRSWEVPHMRQADKISSSFSKGQPLPPLQVPEQVAQASLIPPLKKPPKWVRRPTGVSFAFGGKLVTFGLLSTPAHLVPQACPRLVFISQVTTESEFLMRSTELQEALGSGNLLNYCQNKSQQALLQSEKMLWQFLKVTLQQDSRMKFLKLLGYSKDELQKKVATWLKSDMGLAESPQPKGNDLNSDRQQAFCSQASKHTTEEASASSAFFDELVPQNMTPLEIPITKDVDGLLSQALLLGELGPAVELCLKQERFADALILAQAGGADLLKQTQERYLAKKKTKISSLLACVVQKNWKDVVCTCSLKNWREALALLLTYSDTEKFPELCDMLGTRMEQEGGRALTSEARLCYVCSGSVERLVECWAKCHQALSPMALQDLMEKAMVLNRSLEQLWGPHGVSPGPATTYRVTQYANLLAAQGSLATAMSFLPSDCAQPPVQQLRDRLFHAQGSAVLGQQSPPFPFPRIVVGATLHSKETSSYRLGSQPSHQVPTSSPRPRVFTPQSSPAMRLAPSHPSPYQGPRTQNISNYRAPGPQAIQPLPLSPGVRPASSQPQLLGGQRVQAPNPVGFPGTWPLPGSPLPMACPDIMRPGSTSLPETPRLFPLLPLRPLGPSRMVPHTPAPPASFPVPYLPGDPGAPCSSVLPTTGILTPRPGPQDSWKEAPAPRGNLQRNKLQHLPPEKMERKELPPEHQSLKSSFQALLQRCSLSATDLKTKRKLEEAAQRLECLYEKLCEGTLSPHVVAGLHEVARCVDAGSFEEGLAVHAQVAGCSSFSEVSSFMPILKAVLIIAHKLLV, translated from the exons GTTTCACAAGCTGATCTGGGGGAGCTTTGGCAGTGGGCTTCTGGAAAGCTCCAGGGTTATTGCAGGCGGCGGGGACAATGGCATGCTTATTCTATACAATGTGACCCACATCCTGTCTTCGGGGAAGGAGCCTGTGATTGCCCAGAAACAGAAGCACACGGGAGCTGTCAGAGCCCTCGACTTTAATCCTTTCCAG GGCAACCTCCTGGCTTCAGGGGCCAGCGATTCTGAAATCTTCATTTGGGATCTGAATAACTTGAATGTGCCAATGACCCTGGGATCCAAGTCACAG TATCGTGAG CAGCCCCCAGAGGACATCAAGGCACTGTCTTGGAACCGGCAAGCCCAACACATTCTGTCTTCTGCTCACCCCAGTGGCAAGGCAGTTGTGTGGGATCTCAGGAAGAATGAACCTATCATCAAAGTCAGTGATCACAGCAACAGG ATGCACTGCTCAGGCCTGGCCTGGCATCCTGACATTGCCACCCAGTTAGTGCTGTGCTCAGAGGATGATCGTCTTCCCGTGATTCAGCTGTGGGACTTGCGCTTTGCCTCCTCGCCCCTGAAGGTGCTGGAGAACCACAGCAG GGGGATCTTGTCAGTGTCATGGAGCCAGGCTGATGCTGAGCTGCTGCTCACTAGTGCTAAGGACAGCCAGATCTTGTGCTGGAACCTGGGGAGCAGTGAG GTGGTATATAAGCTACCAACACAGAGCAGCTGGTGCTTTGATGTGCAGTGGTGCCCTCGGGACCCTTCAGTGTTCTCTGCTGCCTCCTGCGACGGCTGGATCAGTTTGTACTCTGTGATGGGTAGGAGCTGGGAAGTCCCGCACATGAGACAGGCTGACAAG ATCTCCTCTTCCTTCAGCAAAGGCCAGCCTCTCCCACCACTGCAGGTGCCAGAGCAAGTGGCACAAGCATCACTGATACCTCCCCTGAAAAAACCCCCCAAATGGGTTAGAAGACCAACAGGTGTTTCATTTGCT TTTGGAGGGAAGCTGGTTACTTTTGGCCTCCTCAGCACCCCTGCCCATCTGGTGCCACAGGCTTGCCCCCGCCTAGTCTTTATCAGTCAAGTCACCACAGAATCTGAATTCCTGATGCGATCAACTGAGCTGCAGGAGGCCTTGGGATCAGGAAATCTACTGAATTACTGTCAGAACAAGAGCCAGCAAGCTTTACTGCAAAGTGAAAAGATGCTGTGGCAGTTCCTGAAG GTGACCTTACAGCAAGACTCCAGAATGAAATTCCTAAAGCTTTTAGGATACAGTAAAGATGAGCTTCAGAAGAAG GTGGCCACATGGTTGAAGAGTGACATGGGGTTAGCTGAGAGTCCTCAGCCCAAGGGAAATGACCTCAACAGTGACAGACAACAGGCCTtctgcagccag GCCTCCAAACACACCACAGAGGAAGCCTCTGCTTCCTCAGCCTTCTTTGATGAGCTGGTCCCTCAGAACATGACTCCTTTGGAGATCCCCATCACAAAAG ATGTTGATGGACTCCTAAGCCAGGCTCTCCTGCTTGGGGAACTGGGTCCAGCCGTGGAGCTGTGTTTGAAGCAGGAGCGCTTTGCTGATGCCCTTATCCTCGCCCAGGCTGGGGGTGCAGATCTGCTGAAGCAAACACAGGAGCGCTACTTGGccaagaagaaaactaaaatctcCTCG CTTCTAGCCTGTGTTGTGCAAAAGAATTGGAAGGatgtggtgtgtacctgtagccTGAAGAACTGGAGAGAGGCACTGGCTTTGCTACTGACATACTCAGACACAGAGAAATTCCCTGAGCTCTGTG ACATGCTGGGAACTCGCATGGAACAGGAGGGCGGCAGGGCACTAACCTCCGAAGCCAGACTCTGTTATGTGTGCTCAGGGAGTGTGGAGCGGCTGGTGGAGTGctgggcaaaatgccaccaggcTTTGTCCCCCATGGCTCTGCAG GACCTGATGGAGAAGGCGATGGTTCTTAACAGGAGCTTGGAGCAACTGTGGGGTCCTCATGGGGTGAGCCCAGGCCCTGCCACAACCTACAGGGTCACTCAGTATGCCAACCTCCTGGCAGCCCAGGGCAGCCTGGCCACTGCCATGAGCTTTCTACCCAGTGACTGTGCTCAG CCACCAGTTCAGCAGCTAAGAGATCGGCTTTTTCATGCTCAAGGTTCTGCTGTCTTGGGCCAACAGTctccccctttccccttcccccggATTGTTGTGGGAGCTACCCTCCACTCTAAAGAGACATCCTCTTACAGATTGGGATCCCAGCCTTCTCACCAG gtTCCAACTTCATCTCCAAGGCCAAGGGTTTTCACCCCTCAGTCATCACCAGCGATGCGCTTGGCACCTTCCCATCCTAGCCCTTATCAGGGCCCCAGGACGCAGAATATAAGTAACTACAGGGCACCTGGGCCCCAGGCCATCCAGCCTTTGCCTTTGAGCCCTGGGGTAAGGCCTG CTTCATCTCAGCCACAGCTATTAGGAGGGCAAAGGGTGCAAGCTCCTAACCCGGTGGGATTCCCTGGGACATGGCCTCTTCCTGGTTCCCCTCTACCCATGGCATGCCCAGACATCATGCGACCTGGCTCTACCTCCCTGCCTGAGACTCCTAGACTGTTCCCTCTGCTTCCTCTGAGACCACTAGGTCCCAGCCGCATGGTCCCccacaccccagcccctcctgcaAGCTTCCCGGTGCCATACCTTCCAGGGGACCCAGGTGCCCCATGCTCTAGTGTCCTCCCAACCACTGGCATCTTGACTCCTCGCCCAG GACCTCAAGATTCCTGGAAAGAAGCCCCAGCCCCCAGGGGAAACCTCCAGAGGAACAAG CTTCAGCACCTGCCACCTGAGAAGATGGAAAGGAAGGAGCTGCCCCCAGAGCATCAGTCCTTGAAGAGCAGCTTCCAGGCACTTCTCCAACGCTGCTCCCTGTCTGCAACTGACTTA AAGACAAAaaggaagctggaagaggcagccCAGCGTCTGGAGTGTCTATATGAGAAGCTCTGTGAGGGCACA CTCTCACCTCATGTTGTGGCTGGGCTCCATGAGGTTGCCCGATGTGTGGATGCAGGAAGCTTTGAGGAGGGCCTCGCAGTGCATGCCCAGGTGGCGGGCTGTAGCAGCTTCAGCGAGGTGTCCAGCTTCATGCCTATCCTGAAGGCTGTCCTCATCATCGCTCATAAGCTGCTGGTCTAA
- the SEC31B gene encoding protein transport protein Sec31B isoform X4, which yields MKLKELERPAVQAWSPASQYPLYLATGTSAQQLDSSFSTNGTLEIFEVDFRDPSLDLKHKAVLSASSRFHKLIWGSFGSGLLESSRVIAGGGDNGMLILYNVTHILSSGKEPVIAQKQKHTGAVRALDFNPFQGNLLASGASDSEIFIWDLNNLNVPMTLGSKSQQPPEDIKALSWNRQAQHILSSAHPSGKAVVWDLRKNEPIIKVSDHSNRMHCSGLAWHPDIATQLVLCSEDDRLPVIQLWDLRFASSPLKVLENHSRGILSVSWSQADAELLLTSAKDSQILCWNLGSSEVVYKLPTQSSWCFDVQWCPRDPSVFSAASCDGWISLYSVMGRSWEVPHMRQADKISSSFSKGQPLPPLQVPEQVAQASLIPPLKKPPKWVRRPTGVSFAFGGKLVTFGLLSTPAHLVPQACPRLVFISQVTTESEFLMRSTELQEALGSGNLLNYCQNKSQQALLQSEKMLWQFLKVTLQQDSRMKFLKLLGYSKDELQKKVATWLKSDMGLAESPQPKGNDLNSDRQQAFCSQASKHTTEEASASSAFFDELVPQNMTPLEIPITKDVDGLLSQALLLGELGPAVELCLKQERFADALILAQAGGADLLKQTQERYLAKKKTKISSLLACVVQKNWKDVVCTCSLKNWREALALLLTYSDTEKFPELCDMLGTRMEQEGGRALTSEARLCYVCSGSVERLVECWAKCHQALSPMALQDLMEKAMVLNRSLEQLWGPHGVSPGPATTYRVTQYANLLAAQGSLATAMSFLPSDCAQPPVQQLRDRLFHAQGSAVLGQQSPPFPFPRIVVGATLHSKETSSYRLGSQPSHQVPTSSPRPRVFTPQSSPAMRLAPSHPSPYQGPRTQNISNYRAPGPQAIQPLPLSPGVRPASSQPQLLGGQRVQAPNPVGFPGTWPLPGSPLPMACPDIMRPGSTSLPETPRLFPLLPLRPLGPSRMVPHTPAPPASFPVPYLPGDPGAPCSSVLPTTGILTPRPGPQDSWKEAPAPRGNLQRNKLPETFMPPAPITAPVMSLTPELRGILPSQPSVSGVSHAPPGVPGELSLQQLQHLPPEKMERKELPPEHQSLKSSFQALLQRCSLSATDLKTKRKLEEAAQRLECLYEKLCEGTLSPHVVAGLHEVARCVDAGSFEEGLAVHAQVAGCSSFSEVSSFMPILKAVLIIAHKLLV from the exons GTTTCACAAGCTGATCTGGGGGAGCTTTGGCAGTGGGCTTCTGGAAAGCTCCAGGGTTATTGCAGGCGGCGGGGACAATGGCATGCTTATTCTATACAATGTGACCCACATCCTGTCTTCGGGGAAGGAGCCTGTGATTGCCCAGAAACAGAAGCACACGGGAGCTGTCAGAGCCCTCGACTTTAATCCTTTCCAG GGCAACCTCCTGGCTTCAGGGGCCAGCGATTCTGAAATCTTCATTTGGGATCTGAATAACTTGAATGTGCCAATGACCCTGGGATCCAAGTCACAG CAGCCCCCAGAGGACATCAAGGCACTGTCTTGGAACCGGCAAGCCCAACACATTCTGTCTTCTGCTCACCCCAGTGGCAAGGCAGTTGTGTGGGATCTCAGGAAGAATGAACCTATCATCAAAGTCAGTGATCACAGCAACAGG ATGCACTGCTCAGGCCTGGCCTGGCATCCTGACATTGCCACCCAGTTAGTGCTGTGCTCAGAGGATGATCGTCTTCCCGTGATTCAGCTGTGGGACTTGCGCTTTGCCTCCTCGCCCCTGAAGGTGCTGGAGAACCACAGCAG GGGGATCTTGTCAGTGTCATGGAGCCAGGCTGATGCTGAGCTGCTGCTCACTAGTGCTAAGGACAGCCAGATCTTGTGCTGGAACCTGGGGAGCAGTGAG GTGGTATATAAGCTACCAACACAGAGCAGCTGGTGCTTTGATGTGCAGTGGTGCCCTCGGGACCCTTCAGTGTTCTCTGCTGCCTCCTGCGACGGCTGGATCAGTTTGTACTCTGTGATGGGTAGGAGCTGGGAAGTCCCGCACATGAGACAGGCTGACAAG ATCTCCTCTTCCTTCAGCAAAGGCCAGCCTCTCCCACCACTGCAGGTGCCAGAGCAAGTGGCACAAGCATCACTGATACCTCCCCTGAAAAAACCCCCCAAATGGGTTAGAAGACCAACAGGTGTTTCATTTGCT TTTGGAGGGAAGCTGGTTACTTTTGGCCTCCTCAGCACCCCTGCCCATCTGGTGCCACAGGCTTGCCCCCGCCTAGTCTTTATCAGTCAAGTCACCACAGAATCTGAATTCCTGATGCGATCAACTGAGCTGCAGGAGGCCTTGGGATCAGGAAATCTACTGAATTACTGTCAGAACAAGAGCCAGCAAGCTTTACTGCAAAGTGAAAAGATGCTGTGGCAGTTCCTGAAG GTGACCTTACAGCAAGACTCCAGAATGAAATTCCTAAAGCTTTTAGGATACAGTAAAGATGAGCTTCAGAAGAAG GTGGCCACATGGTTGAAGAGTGACATGGGGTTAGCTGAGAGTCCTCAGCCCAAGGGAAATGACCTCAACAGTGACAGACAACAGGCCTtctgcagccag GCCTCCAAACACACCACAGAGGAAGCCTCTGCTTCCTCAGCCTTCTTTGATGAGCTGGTCCCTCAGAACATGACTCCTTTGGAGATCCCCATCACAAAAG ATGTTGATGGACTCCTAAGCCAGGCTCTCCTGCTTGGGGAACTGGGTCCAGCCGTGGAGCTGTGTTTGAAGCAGGAGCGCTTTGCTGATGCCCTTATCCTCGCCCAGGCTGGGGGTGCAGATCTGCTGAAGCAAACACAGGAGCGCTACTTGGccaagaagaaaactaaaatctcCTCG CTTCTAGCCTGTGTTGTGCAAAAGAATTGGAAGGatgtggtgtgtacctgtagccTGAAGAACTGGAGAGAGGCACTGGCTTTGCTACTGACATACTCAGACACAGAGAAATTCCCTGAGCTCTGTG ACATGCTGGGAACTCGCATGGAACAGGAGGGCGGCAGGGCACTAACCTCCGAAGCCAGACTCTGTTATGTGTGCTCAGGGAGTGTGGAGCGGCTGGTGGAGTGctgggcaaaatgccaccaggcTTTGTCCCCCATGGCTCTGCAG GACCTGATGGAGAAGGCGATGGTTCTTAACAGGAGCTTGGAGCAACTGTGGGGTCCTCATGGGGTGAGCCCAGGCCCTGCCACAACCTACAGGGTCACTCAGTATGCCAACCTCCTGGCAGCCCAGGGCAGCCTGGCCACTGCCATGAGCTTTCTACCCAGTGACTGTGCTCAG CCACCAGTTCAGCAGCTAAGAGATCGGCTTTTTCATGCTCAAGGTTCTGCTGTCTTGGGCCAACAGTctccccctttccccttcccccggATTGTTGTGGGAGCTACCCTCCACTCTAAAGAGACATCCTCTTACAGATTGGGATCCCAGCCTTCTCACCAG gtTCCAACTTCATCTCCAAGGCCAAGGGTTTTCACCCCTCAGTCATCACCAGCGATGCGCTTGGCACCTTCCCATCCTAGCCCTTATCAGGGCCCCAGGACGCAGAATATAAGTAACTACAGGGCACCTGGGCCCCAGGCCATCCAGCCTTTGCCTTTGAGCCCTGGGGTAAGGCCTG CTTCATCTCAGCCACAGCTATTAGGAGGGCAAAGGGTGCAAGCTCCTAACCCGGTGGGATTCCCTGGGACATGGCCTCTTCCTGGTTCCCCTCTACCCATGGCATGCCCAGACATCATGCGACCTGGCTCTACCTCCCTGCCTGAGACTCCTAGACTGTTCCCTCTGCTTCCTCTGAGACCACTAGGTCCCAGCCGCATGGTCCCccacaccccagcccctcctgcaAGCTTCCCGGTGCCATACCTTCCAGGGGACCCAGGTGCCCCATGCTCTAGTGTCCTCCCAACCACTGGCATCTTGACTCCTCGCCCAG GACCTCAAGATTCCTGGAAAGAAGCCCCAGCCCCCAGGGGAAACCTCCAGAGGAACAAG CTGCCAGAGACATTTATGCCCCCAGCACCAATTACTGCTCCAGTTATGAGCCTCACCCCTGAGCTACGAGGGAttcttccctcacagccctctgTCTCCGGTGTGAGTCATGCTCCCCCAGGAGTTCCAGGAGAACTTAGCCTGCAG CAGCTTCAGCACCTGCCACCTGAGAAGATGGAAAGGAAGGAGCTGCCCCCAGAGCATCAGTCCTTGAAGAGCAGCTTCCAGGCACTTCTCCAACGCTGCTCCCTGTCTGCAACTGACTTA AAGACAAAaaggaagctggaagaggcagccCAGCGTCTGGAGTGTCTATATGAGAAGCTCTGTGAGGGCACA CTCTCACCTCATGTTGTGGCTGGGCTCCATGAGGTTGCCCGATGTGTGGATGCAGGAAGCTTTGAGGAGGGCCTCGCAGTGCATGCCCAGGTGGCGGGCTGTAGCAGCTTCAGCGAGGTGTCCAGCTTCATGCCTATCCTGAAGGCTGTCCTCATCATCGCTCATAAGCTGCTGGTCTAA